The stretch of DNA TGGCGTTGGTTCAACAGCTTTCCCGCCTTCCTTCAACGTCTGGCTCGCCACCGCCGAGCCGCCGCTGCTCTCAAAGCTCACCGTGTACTCCTTCTCCGTCCACTTCGCATACAGCGCGAGGTCCGCCGCCACGGGTGTGCTGAAGTCATACGGCGTAGTTTGGCCGCTGTCTGTATACCAGCCGCCGAATGTGTAGCCGCTGCGCGTTGGGACTGGCGTTGGCTCAACAGCCTTCTCGCCTTCCTTCAACGTCTGGCTCGCCACGGCCGAGCCGCCATTGCTCTCAAAACCCACCGTGTACTCCTTCTCCGTCCACTTCGCATACAGCGTGAGGTTCGCCGTCACGGGTGTGCTGAAATCATACGGCGTGGTTTGGCCGCTGTCTGTATACCAACCGCCGAATGTGTAGCCGCCGCGCGTCGGCGCTGGCGTGGGTTCAACAGCCTTCTCGCCTTCCTTCAACGTCTGAGTCGCCACGGCCGAGCCGCCGCTAGTCTCAAAGCTCACGCTGTACTCCTTCTCTGTCCACTTCGCATACAGCGTGAGGTTCGCCGTCACGGGTGTGCTGAAATCATACGACGTGGTTTGGCCGCTGTCTGTATACCAACCGCCGAATGTGTAGCCGCTGCGCGTTGGCGCTGGCGTGGGCTCAACAGCCTTCTCGCCCTCCTTTACCGTCTGGTCCGCCACGGCCGAGCCGCCGCTGCTGTCAAAGCTCACCGTGTGAACAACCGGAACCGGAGTCGTTCCTCTTTCAAATGTTAGTGTAACACTCACTTTTTCGCTGCTCTTATTATTATTGCTTGCTACATAAGTAAAGCTGTCCTCCCCACCGGTATAATCGGGGTAAGGGTAGTAAGCAAAGGCTCCATCCCGCTCAAGGGTCAACATACCATGCGATGGCTGATCTACCACTTTAGCCGTAAGAGCATTAGAATCATTGCGAAGCACTCCTTCGGCAGGCAGAACCTCCAACATAGGCCCTTTTACAATATAACTGTCCGATTGTGCCCTAGGCAGCGGATCATCAGGCAGCAAGGGATAGCTTCCACTAAGCTGGATGTAGTAGTAGAGGTTTGAATCATACAGCGAGATTAAGTTAGGAAGAAAAAATACCGTACGTCCATCCCCACCATATATCTCCCCTATTCTCGAGTACAACACCTGATTTTCCCGGATCCCCACAGCCGAACCATCCGCCAAGGTCCAATTAGAATAAGGCATCTCTTTGGGAAAAAGAATCAGTTCCCCTGTGTATTCACTTCCTGTAGTGCTAGAGCTCGGGGGATATAATCCTTGAGTTGACACATAATACTTAATGCCTGAGTACTGAAAGCTCAGACCAGGGAGATTAAACTTCTCCAAATTCCCCCCATTCGCAGTGAAACTATCCCCATAGACACCAAACAGATTAGGATAGGCCGCCGTAACCAGGGATCTTCCATCCGCTGGCAGCCAGCCCCCAGGTGTAAAATCAAACGGAAACAAACGGACTTCCCCTGTAAAGGTATCGTCTGCAACTTGATCTACAGTCGGATATTGCCCCTCTGCAGCAATATAGTAGCCTGTGCCCTGCAAAGGTTCCAAACCTCTTAAATCCGGAAGCGCAAAGTCTGTAACTCCGTCTCCCCCAAATTTATTGCCGATTAACTGATATAAGGCTGGATGCTCAGAGATGTTCAGCTTCTGGCCCGCACAAAAAAGCCAGCCCTGAACTCCCCTAGCATAAGGAAATAGACGAATTTCACCTGTGATGGGATTCATCCCAGCCGCAGCGGCCCTTTTATCGGGTCCAATCCCTCCTAAGATTCCTGAAACTACCAGGACTACCGCTAATAAGCCTTGTATCCACCTTTTCCATGAATTACGCACCTGCTTACTCCTTTCATTCCAAATTGGATTATCCCTCCAATTAGAATGTATTTATATAGAATCTACCATATTACTCACGAGTAACATGTAGTGATTATATTAAATTTAATCTATTGAATACAAGAAATATTTTCTTGCAGCTACCCTCGCTGATTCTGTCGATAAAAAATCCCCTTCTGGGATAAAAGAAAGCAGGGCTGACCCGGACAGCTCACTCTTGTCTCAAAAGGGGAGAATTAACATATAACTACTCTATGAATCAAGCATCCGCTAGTGGCTTCAGCAAACTCTGAATTTGCTGTTCCAGCTTGGCAGGCTCTTCAGTAGGTGCAAACCGCTTCACCACATGGCCATTGCGGTCCACCAGGAACTTGGTGAAGTTCCACTTGATCGCTTTGGACCCCAGCACACCCCTGGCTTCCTCGGTCAATTGCTTAAACAGCGGGTGGGCTTCGCTCCCATTCACATCAATCTTAGAGAAGAGCGGGAAGTTCACACCGAAGTTCAGCTCGCAAGCCTCAGCAATCTGGGCATCATCACCCGGCTCTTGATTGGCGAATTGTCCGCAGGGGAAGCCCAGCACAGCAAATCCCTGATCTTTGTAAGTGTCATACAGCTTCTGCAGCCCTTTGAATTGAGGAGCAAACCCGCACTTGGTTGCTGTATTAACAATGAGCAGGACTTGGCCCTTATAAGACTCCAGCGTAGTTTCTTCTCCCTTGATGGTCCTTACGGGAATACTGAATATTGACATTGCTCACAACCTCCCTAAGTCAATTATTGGTTTTATGCAATTTAATTTTAGAAAATTAATATGACAAAGTCAATGCCCGCCGCCCCTTTGATCGGTCTATTTATCTAGTCTATAGAAGTCCATTTTCGATCCATAGATATGAATCCACCCAAGGAAGAATAGAGACATAAGCTTCTTTTCTTCAAGGCCGTTCTTCCGCCCTCACCCTTTGTCCTCTGTTTTACTACTAATACAGTAGCTCAAATATGAAAGGAGAGGAACGAAATGAGAAACAGGCTTCTAGTTATTATGGAAAAGGGACGGAAGCGGATTATTACTCAAACTCCGCTAAAAGGTATAGGCAAGATCACCGTGGTGGTCAACCACCAGTTCACCAATGCTCCCAACACGACACAAATTGCCAGTGGAGCAGGCAGAAGCAGCGCAGCGGGCAACAATGCGGCTATTGATTCGCCTGACACCCGCCAACAGCAAAGCGTAGGCGCCGGAGGCGAAGCGATTAACAAGGGAATCTGTGGGCCGTCCTCCAGTCGTGGACATTCAAAGAAGAAGCAGAGACGGAAAAAGAGACGGGGTAAAGAAATCACCATTGTACTCAACCATCAGAAGGTTAAGCTGCCTCCGAACAGCCCTGAGGCAGCAGCTACCCAAGTAGCCAGCGGAAGCGGGCTAAGCAGTACAGCGGGCACCAATTCGGCGATCGATAGTCCGCGCACTCGCCAGCAGCACGCTGTCGGAGGCGGCGGGGTAGCACGCAACAAGGCTCATGGCAAAAAGTTCAAACATGCGCATATCCGCCGGAAGCATCGGAAGCACCGCCATATGTCCCACAGGGCTTTCGACCACCTAGTCATTTGACTCCAGGATTTATTTTCTTCATAGTAGGGTAATAGTGTGTTTAGATGATTCTTACTATGGAGGAACAGACCATGCAAAGTAAATTACTTAAGATTACATTACCTACAATTCTCTTGCTGTCATTGGCATTGGCCGGATGCAGCTCCAATAGCAGCAGTCCAAGCGAGAGTGCCCCTCCTTCCAGCAACACCGGAGCCAATGCAGCCGAGACAACGAACCCGCCAGCCAACACGGGCACGCAAGACACTTCGGCGGTAGATAACAATACAGCCAGCCCCAACGAGACGACCACGACTCCTCCTTCGGAAGGAACAAATACGAGCTCGTCCTCTGACCAGAGCTCCACAACCTCTCCGGCAGCGGTCATCCAAAAGGTTCAGAGCCAGCTGAAGATGAAGCAGGCGCTGCTGCCTAGAGAGTTCCCTCTGGAGAAGGGCCAATATCTAGGCGCAACCATTCAGAATAACGAGGCTGACGCTTACAAGGTTGTCTTCTATCAGACGGACCAACCCGTACCGGTCAACGACGCTTCTCTAGCACAGAAGAACACTCCCGTACTGGCCACCATGGAGGCCAAAACCTATAGCGACCCCAAAAAAATAGCCAATCTCTTCCCAGACTATGGCGAAGGGGCAGACCATGTCGATTTAGGCCACGGCATTAAGGGAACCGCGGACGCTGGTGCAGGCAACCGGTACTTGAACTGGAGCGAGGGACGCTGGAACCTGCTGATCCATTCCCTGGGTGAGGATAATATGGATAACCCGGACATTGCCAAGAAGATGGTTGATTATCTGGAGACACACACCCTCCCTATTCCCAAGGACAAAGGCCAGGTCAATGTAGATTACAAACTGGGGGGCAAGGATGTGGAAGTTACTGTCTCCTGGCAGGACGGCAGCGTAGTCTACCAGCTAACCACCTCACAGGTTCCGAACAATGCACTGATGATGGCAACCTCCATGAAATAATCCGCCTTCTTAGTGCAAGAAGACCTGTACAGTCTGTTCCCCTTCGGAACAGACTGTACAGGTCTTTCTCATTTCAAGGCCGCCCGTCAGCAAGAATTAGACGTCATATTCCAGCTGCTTTTTGGCCTGAAGCATGAAGTCCATCGGGGTGGGCATCAGCTCCCGGCTGTATTCGACCGCACCGATTTTGAGCTGAAGGTCAACCCTGTATTTCCTTGCGGCATCAGATGTGTTGAGTTCGGCCATTTTCTCCCGAAGGCGCTCGATTACAACCTCAGCCCCCTGGCGCTCCGTAAACAGCAGGAGCCCCCAGGTCGGATGATCCGGCGTCCCCAGCATATACAGCGAATCATTCGATCTGATGCTGGTCTGACTGAGCTCGGATACATCATAGATGACGGCGGTTATTTGCTCCGCACTAATCATCCGCTTCAGCTCATCCCAGTACTTCACATGAATGACGAGCAGGGTCAGCGGAATTTGATAACGGGTGGACAGCGCCATGAAGGTGGCGGCATCCTTTTGGAATAAGCGATTATTCTTAAGATTCGTATGCTCATCCAATGTGGCCAGTGAGCTGTTCACACGCTGCAGCTGACCATTCTCCTCCTGAAGCTGCTTCGTCCCAAGGGTAAGCAGCCATGTGACGAAGGTGAGCAGCGGTGTCATCACCAGCCAGAAATAATTTCCCGTACCCATCGCGTCTCCTACAACTACGGTCTGATACAGTGTATACGTCCCATAGCCGAAGATGAACAGAATGTTCAAGATAAGTCCTGCAGTCACCTGCGTAAAATACGTCACTATAGCTATCAAAAAGGCCACATTCAGAAAGATCATATTCTGGATATACTGGCTCTGGTCACCGGCCATAAATACAATGGCTATAAAGCACCAGATAAACAACAGAAGAAGAGCTCCGTCGGAGATCAGACTTGCGTTTCTTCTCATCGCTCTTCCCTCCGTCCCTTACGATATTTACGAATCATGAAGATCAGGGAGATTAGAACAAGGGCCAGCACCAGAACAGCAGCTACCGCAAATCCCAGCACATCCTTGCGATCAAGTATCTGGCTCACGATCCCTTCCGAGTTATCCTCCGTCTCCTTCTTGAACCGGTAAGCCTGCACATTGCCATCTTTATCTGTTACGACAGCATCCCCATATACCTTGTATTTAGCGGCTTCACTGGCTAGCAGCTTGGATGCCAAATCATAGGCCTCGGAGCTGGCTCCGGTTACCGCCAGGAGGCCATGTCCGGCTCCATACGGAGATTCAATCAGCTGGAGCGCCCCGATCCGCTTGCCATATTCGCCCTCTATACTCATCTTCTCATTAGACCGGATGCTAGACCCGCTATCATCGTACTGAAAATAGAGCTTATCGTTGCTGTCCCGAATCACTTTGTTGTCCTTGTAACTGCCAATTGCGATAATTTGACGGTCCTCAAGCTCCTTCGCTGCGGCGTCGTCCCGGTAGAACTTGACCTCACCGCTGTTGGACTCCGCATACTGGCCGAGCAGATTGAACAGATTGGACAACGTATAGAACGTATGGCTGTCCAATGATTTTGGCAGCACTACCGCAACCTGATTGAAGCTTCCGTCTCTAAGAAACGGATAGGGATAGTTATTGAACAACAGCTCGGTCCGATCCTGCGTATTTAACTGAAGCACGGAATCAGAGGTAACATAGGCCCACGGCTGCTGAACAGAGTTCGGCGTGCAGTAAGCATCCTGCATCTCCAGGTCGAAAGCCGCCGTTACCGAGAAGTTCCCGGCGACCTGCAGGTTTTTTGGAATCGGCACCGTTAAGGTGTCTCCGTCCGCCAGCTCGGCCGTTAGCTTC from Paenibacillus sp. CAA11 encodes:
- a CDS encoding GGDEF domain-containing protein; translation: MRRNASLISDGALLLLFIWCFIAIVFMAGDQSQYIQNMIFLNVAFLIAIVTYFTQVTAGLILNILFIFGYGTYTLYQTVVVGDAMGTGNYFWLVMTPLLTFVTWLLTLGTKQLQEENGQLQRVNSSLATLDEHTNLKNNRLFQKDAATFMALSTRYQIPLTLLVIHVKYWDELKRMISAEQITAVIYDVSELSQTSIRSNDSLYMLGTPDHPTWGLLLFTERQGAEVVIERLREKMAELNTSDAARKYRVDLQLKIGAVEYSRELMPTPMDFMLQAKKQLEYDV
- a CDS encoding glutathione peroxidase; this translates as MSIFSIPVRTIKGEETTLESYKGQVLLIVNTATKCGFAPQFKGLQKLYDTYKDQGFAVLGFPCGQFANQEPGDDAQIAEACELNFGVNFPLFSKIDVNGSEAHPLFKQLTEEARGVLGSKAIKWNFTKFLVDRNGHVVKRFAPTEEPAKLEQQIQSLLKPLADA